One region of Eupeodes corollae chromosome 1, idEupCoro1.1, whole genome shotgun sequence genomic DNA includes:
- the LOC129942294 gene encoding uncharacterized protein LOC129942294 — MIKMRPYVPSDRIAIRDSIEEDISDEVEDDVFIKDARTAKISEEKGLKRPLMAPRRKNGGKPHSSLPPIMKKHRRCWKCCKPFCYGLAALSIFIGFIMLAAFVLTMFPVPLQKIKIWLKKEPNFSLPSPVLYGDSMGTEFVPCTQISVHKIWSRTFPRINSESPMRKADLNGDDIKDIIFGYGVDDNIQYDEISLPKCKSVQQGDIEDVPCEGGVIALDGANGNLLWQTWSIGNVFSLYCTVDIDKDGFIDCIASGRLGMIFAINGRNGNKLWDFKETQIETNSPVVIDLYTINSVRDLDGDETPEVLAVHVEERATSRSGHIKLISGRTGKVIRVIPTPYREEAFVPIQIVTQQDGTEVLMIITGGQNTPGGVYSIRLLNLMQYTSEKEFISLYRTNSSGFMAPAILTDLTGDLINDIIVSSFNSTIYAFDGKTFKMLWNFTFPASESVSAIVPGHFNHDNVTDFMIKYNTGPGFPVYYYSQTTILDGITGKPLLDAMMTDSGGASSLLGGMSISQTFGGDFFLHWQTQCRNKYGAKDAYEFIPGSDIILQARADTCVLRYNESTVLKLYAIARHIEPPGAVIFSTDDLELKLNRTQSSQTIKKDKSKSPLKHPKMLNKLMKNNDQPFVEGQQLKPEEKLINSATVIKPILNTLKPLEDKAESIPIFGSRRNYQYLPYQSNNPRDFKDYEADPSRSQEEYQEVYVDEGIPNDRPIRLRSKYPGNRDVRSEFISLEVSPNDTVPNIAQNSLEKEEPLSLWDLEVEKEEQDVLKERNKYEYPPNNDNSQRKQRDDDSQIEKDDDAQYLASISSSGVLLKSLDNSPTSIDYAFLLNIRESETYPPLFLPQDWNCMEEKISAYRSYTAENLSVLEKQFLKQCLSGRSINSLTPTVPRYESQMVISRITLTCTCRSLEKGEVCSELDDIKRQRWTEFMGNNGDGSYKN; from the exons atgataaaaatgcgACCATATGTTCCATCAGATCGAATTGCTATTCGTGATAGCATCGAAGAAGACATAAGTGATGAAGTTGAAGACGACGTTTTTATAAAGGATGCTCGCACCGCCAAG ATCAGTGAAGAAAAAGGTCTGAAACGACCATTGATGGCACCACGTCGAAAAAATGGTGGCAAACCGCACAGTTCACTCCCGCCTATAATGAAAAAACATCGTAGATGCTGGAAGTGCTGTAAACCCTTTTGTTATGGCCTAGCTGCCTTGAGTATTTTTATTGGATTTATTATGTTGGCCGCATTTGTTCTCACAATGTTTCCTGTTCCAttgcaaaaaatcaaaatatggcTGAAAAAAGAACCAAATTTTAGTTTGCCATCTCCGGTTTTGTATGGCGATAGTATGGGTACAGAATTTGTACCTTGCACTCAAATAAGTGTGCATAAGATATGGAGTCGTACATTCCCTCGTATAAATAGCGAAAGTCCCATGAGAAAAGCCGACTTAAATGGGGATGATATAAAGGATATTATATTTGGCTATGGAGTTG ATGATAACATTCAGTACGATGAAATATCTTTACCAAAGTGTAAATCGGTTCAACAAGGTGACATAGAAGATGTTCCTTGTGAAGGAGGAGTAATAGCTCTCGATGGTGCAAATGGAAATTTATTATGGCAAACCTGGAGTATAGGAAACGTCTTCTCTTTATATTGTACCGTGGACATCGATAAGGACGGTTTCATAGATTGCATAGCATCTGGACGTTTAGGG ATGATTTTTGCCATAAATGGtcgaaatggaaacaaattatGGGATTTCAAAGAAACACAAATCGAAACGAATTCTCCAGTTGTAATTGACTTGTACACAATTAATTCAGTTCGTGATTTAGATGGCGATGAGACACCAGAAGTTTTAGCTGTCCACGTAGAAGAACGAGCAACTTCCCGATCCGGTCATATAAAACTTATTTCCGGTAGAACTGGAAAAGTCATCCGTGTCATTCCAACGCCATATCGTGAAGAAGCTTTTGTTCCGATACAAATAGTAACCCAACAAGATGGTACTGAAGTTTTAATGATAATCACTGGCGGGCAAAATACACCAGGAGGTGTTTATTCTATAAGACTTTTAAATCTTATGCAGTACACAAGTGAAAAAGAGTTTATATCGTTGTATCGGACAAATTCTTCAGGTTTTATGGCTCCAgcaattttgacagatctaaCGGGTGATCTAATAAATGATATAATTGTCTCATCATTCAATTCGACAATATATGCATTTGatggaaaaacttttaagatgcTATGGAACTTTACTTTCCCAGCTAGTGAAAGTGTAAGTGCAATTGTTCCAGGACATTTCAATCATGACAATGTTACGGATTTTATGATTAAATATAACACTGGACCGGGATTTccagtttattattattcacaaACTACTATTTTGGATGGAATTACTGGAAAACCATTGTTAGATGCAATGATGACTGATTCGGGAGGAGCTAGTAGTTTGCTTGGTGGAATGTCGATATCACAGACATTTGGTGGAGACTTCTTTCTTCACTGGCAGACTCAGTGCCGAAACAAATACGGTGCAAAGGATGCTTATGAATTTATTCCAG GAAGCGATATAATTTTGCAAGCTAGAGCAGATACGTGCGTTCTGCGTTATAATGAATCTACTGTTCTTAAGTTATATGCGATTGCCCGTCATATAGAACCACCAGGGGCTGTAATCTTCAGTAcag atGATTTGGAACTTAAACTTAATCGAACACAAAGCTctcaaacaatcaaaaaagaCAAATCTAAGTCGCCTCTCAAGCatccaaaaatgttaaacaaattaatgaaaaacaatGACCAGCCATTTGTAGAAGGACAACAACTGAAAcctgaagaaaaattaataaacagcGCAACTGTTATCAAACCAATATTAAACACCTTGAAACCACTAGAGGATAAAGCGGAATCTATTCCAATCTTTGGAAGCAGAAGAAATTACCAATATTTACCGTATCAGAGTAATAATCCAAGAGATTTT AAAGACTATGAAGCTGATCCATCTAGAAGTCAAGAAGAATACCAAGAGGTTTATGTTGATGAGGGCATACCTAATGATCGTCCTATTCGATTAAGATCCAAATATCCTGGAAATAGAGATGTACGAAGTGAATTTATAAGCCTTGAAGTATCACCAAACGATACAGTTCCAAATATTGCTCAAAATAGCCTCGAAAAAGAGGAACCACTAAGTCTGTGGGATTTAGAAGTTGAAAAAGAggaacaagatgttttgaaagaaagaaacaaatacgAGTATCCACCCAACAATGATAATTCACAACGAAAGCAACGTGACGATGATAGCCAAATAGAGAAGGATGATGATGCTCAGTATTTAGCTTCAATATCTTCAAGTGGTGTCCTTTTGAAATCATTAGATAACTCACCAACTTCAATAGATTATGCTTTTTTACTGAATATCAGAGAATCGGAGACTTATCCACCATTATTCCTACCTCAAGATTGGAATTGCATGGAGGAAAAAATCAGTGCTTATCGAA GTTACACAGCAGAAAACTTAAGtgttttagaaaaacaatttctaaaacAATGCTTGAGTGGCAGAAGTATTAATAGCCTTACACCAACTGTACCTAGATATGAGTCGCAAATGGTAATCTCACGGATAACTTTAACGTGCACTTGTCGGTCTTTAGAAAAAGGTGAAGTTTGTTCAGAACTCGACGATATCAAAAGACAAAGATGGACTGAATTTATGGGGAATAATGGTGATGGGtcttataaaaattag